One genomic segment of Acanthochromis polyacanthus isolate Apoly-LR-REF ecotype Palm Island chromosome 9, KAUST_Apoly_ChrSc, whole genome shotgun sequence includes these proteins:
- the pcmtd1 gene encoding protein-L-isoaspartate O-methyltransferase domain-containing protein 1, with protein MGGAVSAGEDNDDLIDNLKEAQYIRTEKVEQAFRAIDRGDYYLDGYRDSAYKDLAWKHGNIHLSAPCIYSEVMEALKLQPGLSFLNLGSGTGYLSTMVGLIIGPFGVNHGVELHKDVVEYAREKLDDFIKNSDSFDKFEFCEPVFVVGNCLEISTDSHQYDRIYCGAGVQKDHENYMKVLLKIGGILVMPIEDQLTQITRTGQCTWESKNILAVSFAPLVQQSRADGEKPDTVQLPPVTVRSLQDLSRIYIRRTLRNLANEDSQGKGTVQRVPQKRKRRRCRRRRINTYVFVGNQLIPQMVESEEEEHAEEEHKEVEEEEEERDIGDIEIIKQVNVLRDQIMALPLPESLKAYLLYYREK; from the exons ATGGGGGGAGCTGTGAGTGCCGGGGAGGACAATGACGACCTCATTGATAATCTGAAGGAGGCTCAGTATATTCGCACAGAAAAAGTTGAACAGGCTTTTAGGGCCATAGACCGCGGAGACTACTATCTAGACGGCTACCGGGACAGTGCCTACAAAGACTTGGCGTGGAAGCATGGAAACATACACCTGTCTGCTCCGTGTATATACTCTGAGGTGATGGAGGCCCTCAAACTGCAGCCAGGACTTTCTTTCCTCAATCTGGGCAGCGGAACCGGCTACCTGAGCACAATGGTTGGCCTCATCATAG gACCTTTTGGTGTGAACCACGGAGTTGAGCTCCACAAGGATGTTGTTGAATATGCCAGAGAGAAACTGGACGATTTCATAAAGAATAGTGACAGCTTTGACAA GTTTGAGTTCTGTGAACCTGTCTTTGTGGTGGGGAATTGTCTTGAAATCTCAACAGACAGTCACCAATACGATCGCATTTACTGCGGCGCTGGAGTGCAGAAGGACCATGAAAACTACATGAAAGTACTGCTTAAAATTGGAGGCATTCTGGTGATGCCTATAGAGGATCAG CTGACCCAGATAACCAGGACTGGCCAGTGCACATGGGAGAGCAAAAACATCTTGGCGGTGTCCTTTGCCCCTTTGGTccagcagagcagagctgaTGGAGAGAAACCTGACACTGTCCAGCTGC CCCCAGTGACTGTCCGCAGCCTTCAGGATCTGTCTCGGATCTACATACGCCGCACTCTCAGAAACCTGGCCAACGAGGACAGTCAGGGGAAGGGCACGGTGCAACGAGTCCCCCAGAAGCGCAAACGCAGGCGCTGCCGGCGGCGCCGCATCAACACTTACGTTTTTGTAGGAAACCAGCTGATCCCCCAAATGGTGGAGAGCGAAGAGGAGGAGCACGCTGAGGAGGAGCACAaggaagtggaggaggaggaggaagagagagacatTGGCGACATTGAAATCATCAAGCAAGTGAACGTGTTGAGAGACCAAATAATGGCCCTACCGCTGCCTGAGTCACTGAAAGCATACTTGCTGTATTACAGAGAGAAATGA